gctaaatcaaaaatcctagttccattaaatcaatcctaaataaaatattattttaatatttcttaaacccataaattccaaataaacaattaaactctcaaatataatcaatttacttaattccccaaatctaactctcgctttggagtagtgcctaggatacctaaattgaaaatttattcgaaccaaaatgacgacgattgaAACTAGGACCTCgtagtggtgtctgatcgtcaatttagttgaaaatctaaggagaaattaaggaaaaagtgagggtttaccttaccccaggagtggtgtctATGTTACTTccatgacaaatccacttcgataAAAACACCGGTGACGGAGATAAGAATctaacggtaccttccgttttccgattggCCGAATATTCACCGataaattttagagagaaagagagagagagaaatggtcgtggaggagagttggagagagagaaTGGCGTGAGGTTCTTTTTGCAATTGGGAATGGATTTCCAATTTCAATTGTTTCATTTGGATTGCTTACAAAGAAAGCACCCAACCCactaacttatatatatatcattaacaTATTATACTTTATcatattatactatatatatatatatatatatatatatatatgtatgtatgtatactcATATATATCAATCAtaccatttatttaattactttaatttaataatacttaattaattatttgattaataattaatatttctctatttatttattattttttctaattattttaatcattttaattttttgggtctttacatatGCAACGGTATGTACAAGACCTGAATTAGCCTATTCGATTGATACAGTCAGACGGTTTCTTTCTAACCCaggtagagagcattggaatgcaATGAAGATGATTTTGAGATATCTTCAGGGTACCTCCAACTTGAAACCTTGTTTTTGTAATAAAAAACATGTTTTAGTTGGTCATACAGATTCTAATATGGCTGGAGATATTGACTCTAGAAAATCTACTTCGGGTTACTTGATCACTTCTGCAAGGGGAGTTGTGCCTTTAAAATCCATATTGCAAAAAAATGTATTGCATTGTCCACTACTAAGTCAAGGTTTATTACAGTGACCGAAGTGTGCAAGGATTTGATTTGGATGAAGATATTTGTGCAAGAAATTGGCTTTACACAAGAGAGGTACATGTCgttttgtgatagccaaagtgctattcaCCTTGGTAAGAAATCAACTTTTCATGCTAAGTCtaaacatattgatgtaaggCATCATTGGATACATGATGTTCTATATGCTAAACTGCTACAACTTGAGAAAATTCATACCGATGATAATGGCGTTGATATGTTGACTAAAGTATTACCAAGAGGAAAGTTTGAAACTTGTTGCTTAATCGCCGGGATGGTGAGCACCTCCACATAGttgggagggggagatttgttggtgttaaaacttgatatacattgttggcccacaatctaatagcttaaacttttagataaagtagtaatctaacatggtatcagagttctGGTTACTAGGAGGCCTTGGGTTCTAATCTTGTCGCCTGTCTTTATTCTGTGACATTATTTGTCAtctgtttatctctccacgtgctattgggctgcacgtgcaggggagtattaaaacttgatatacattgttggtccacaatctaatagcttaaacttttaggtaaagtggtaatctaacagttgGGTTTGGATATCCCTCCTATGTGGAGAAATTCATTCAACCCTTTAGCCGATTTCCTTTGGGCTCTTTATTAAGCTTTTTTAGAAGCCTTTTTACACCTTATTTAAGTAAAGAAAATTAGGGTTAGCAGTGTAGAATTCCATCAGAAAAGTGAGAGAGATTATGCAGCAAAAACAGGGAGAAGCACATTGAGAAAATCTGGGTTCTTTCACTATTGCGCAGTTTTGATTAATCGACAATTTGAGGGTCACACTAAGTACAATCAAGTTGTTTTCTTGTCAATAGATACAAGACTCATAGACACTGATTTTGAAAGGTCAAATTGGTCATCTAAGCATTGTAGCATCAAATATCGGCTTTTGAATATTAACCATGTTGAGAAAATCTGTTTTCTCAATAGTGCGCAGTTTTGATCAATCGAATCATCCGTGGTCCGATCGAACTAATTTTTTGTCAGTAGATATAGAACTCATAAAAACTAATTTTAAACATCCGGATTGATCATACAAGCACTGTAGAGTCAAATATCGAGTTTGAACAGTAACCACATTTTCTACGTAAAATTGTGTCTCGTGTGATtgatatttgtaattatttttaggCTGATTTTGTATTGtcgaaaatataaatttttttgttattttcatatcataaaaattaattttgttaaTTGACAAAAAAAGAACTTCCGattatattttcacaaattttcGGTAAATCTCGTTTCTTTCCCACATTTATTTGCACATGGAGAGGCAAACTACATTTTTAATTCTATCATATTAAAAAAGAATCGAGTTTTCTATCATGTTCAAAGGTCATCCGATGCAAActgataaaaaaattatattccaacgattattttaagaaaattctCTATTCAACGTACTTATATATTCCGGCCATTGAataaaatatgcaaatcaacTCTGCCAATTATTCTGATGCGAGCAGTGACGATGGCACGATTGAACCTGGAAATTTCTTGGACATCAAAACGCCCACGAGAGTCTGGCTAGCTCTCTTATAAATCCTCTCTATCTTCCAAGTTTACGGAACTGAAGCCATCGTCTCTGATAATAATCAAACTCGATCCTTAGAGCTCTGTAAACAAACAACAATGGCGGATGAGGTGGTGGTGTTGGATTTCTGGGGGAGCCCTTTCGTAATGAGAGTGAGAATCGCACTGGCCGAAAAGGGGATCGAGTACGAGAGCAAGGAAGAGGATCTGAGCAACAAGAAGAGCCCTCTGCTTCTGAAGATGAACCCGGTTCACAAGACTGTCCCGGTTCTGATCCACAATGGGAACCCGGTCTGCGAATCCGCCATCATAGTTCGGTACATCGAGGAGGTTTGGAAGGACAAATACCCTCTGCTCCCTTCCGATCCATACCAGCGCTCCCAAGCAATCTTCTGGGCTGACTTCGTAGACAAAAAGGTTCGATCGATCTCTTCTTTTTTGTGCTTTTGTTCTTGTTCATCGAAATTTGGGAGTGGCAAAACGAGTCAATGCCCAACGGATAATTTGGGACTCGGCAACTTTAACCGAGTTTCAATTTAAGATACATTAACAATAGTGATCCTTTATCTTTATAGTCGAGTTGAGAAAGTAGAATTGACCGATTGTGGTTTTTGTTTGATAAAGATATTTGGGACGGGGCGGCGGATGTGGCTGGCGACGGGGGAGGAAGAGAGGGAAGCGGCGGCGGCGGAGCTGATAGAGTGGTTCAAGCAGCTGGAAGGGGAGCTTGGGGAGAAGGCTCACTTCGGGGGAGAAGTGTTTGGGTATGTGGATGTGACCCTCATCCCGTTCTACAGCTGGTTCTACACCTACGAGACCTTTGGGAAGTTCGCCATGTCAGAGCAGTGCCCCAAGCTGGTGGCCTGGGCAGAGAGGTGTTTGCAGAGAGAGAGCGTGTCCAGGTCGCTGCCCGACGGCCACAGGGTTTATGACTTCGTCTTGCAACTTAGAAAGAAATTTGGGGTTGCTTGATCCAAAATACGATTCATGTGTAATAATACAATTCATGAATTGCAGGTTCATTGAATTGAGGTTTTGATGTTGCGTTGGTTTAATTTGGGTTGGTAACAATACTGCTTATAAGATATATGATCATGTCCACTTCCTTTTAACGTTTATTTTGTTTCATGTAATTAATTACTTTTAACTACATATTTGGTTTGTGAAATTGAATGAGTTGCGAAATTGAATAAGGCagaaaaagaattaaataaatatttgaatAAGAAAATCTGACCAAATCAAGTAAATTTTTATTCTCTTCCTCTTACTTCCGTATGCCATTCTTACACACCAAACATTAGCAATGAATAGAACCCACATTGGAATGGATCTGAGACTGAAATGACAATGGAAACGTatgatatttttctaaaatatactttcaaaattttgactgattattatattttgattttattttttatgtttaaatGCATAATAAatctaatttaaaataaaataaataaaatatattttattttaaaatttgttttgaacAAAAATCTTCTTTCATTGAAGAAGACAATGGAACTTTAGCGTTGAGGATGGATCGACCATGATGGTAATGCGAGCTTCGACGGCGAGAGACCATGGCAGCAACGGCGGCAATGGCTTGCTGCGGCGTCATCCTCAAGGGCCAAGTTCTCAAATAATGAGGCTCaatttgttgggagagatatcaataaacaaccacagTGGAATAATTCTTTTCCCTATATGCAaacaaatatagtgtatctctacttttatacgtgttggaaataataagagaaataatcaatcacaccaacccacaagaacacaagcaatttttttacgtggaaaacttccctagtgtgaggaagaaaaaccacgggacctagtatagttaaaatctccactatcaatcaaataatgggttcACAAAGTCTTCTTtaatcgtaattagaggatacaaataTCTCTGATtaagatatcaacaatcttggcaaatacaaagagaatttgaaagaatataccaaattcgcggttACTGTTCACGGGAAAAAACCCCAACTCCCGAActccaaatccgatctccaccgttcatattgtagctccttgagtcatgaacctctcctccaaatttcagctcgattGGACCACAGACGAAGCAGGATTctagtcttgatgaaatctgggtagcatgagaaaaatcacatttttctctctttcttttgagaagtggcggctcctctcttctcccctctctttttataacttcctttaggttttttcacactaaaagggctgggctttaagcttttaataaagcccacttgggctttcctctacatggaaggaaataacccaacaaatctccccttTTCCAACAATGTGGAGGGAATTGCCATCTTGGCGATtgaacaacaaacttcaagcttctcccttggtagtgtctttgtcaacatatcagaaccattatcatcaaTGTAAACCTTCTCTAGTTCcaataacttatcgttcaacgcatctctaatccaatggtatcgtacatcaatgtgcttcgatcttgcatggaaactagaattcttagcaagatgaatatcactctggctatcacaaaacaacacatacctctgttgtttgaaaccaagttctctcaagaacttctttgcccataacaactctttagtcgcttttgttgctgcaatgaactctgcctctgtcgtagaaagagcaatgcacttctgaagtctcgattgccaagctatatccccacctgcaaaagttatcaaatagcccaAAGTAGACTTACGAATGTCCACATCCCCAgccatatctgcatctgtgtagccaactCACAATGGTTGTAcgtttcccaaaccaagtctcaaactggaagtggctcgaagatacctcatgatccacttcactgcattccaatgctctcttcccagatttgacaagaatcagctaactacaccaactgcataggctatatctggtcttgtgcaaaccattgcatacatcaaacttcctactactgaggcgtaaggaactctttccatgtcttcattttccttatctgtagaagtacattcctttgtacttagtctgaagtgggtagcaagaggagagctaaccactttagctttgtccatattgaacctttgaagcactttctcaatgtactcctcctgtGACAAATATAATTTCTTGGCACTCTTGTCACGACTGATTcctatgccaagaattttctttgctagccccaaatccttcatagcaaattacttactcaattgcttcttcaactagTCAATCCTTTaagcattcctgccaacaattagcatgtcatccacataaagcagtaagaaaataaaatcatcatcagagaatttttgaacaaatacataGTGATCTaaagttgtcttcttgtagccttgctcccccataacagactcaaacttcttataccactgtctcggtgcttgtttcaaaccatataggcttttcttcagcttgcacacataatcctctttccctttcacttTGAAATCCTTtggctgcttcatataaatctcttcctccaaatcaccatgaaggaaggtagttttcacatccatctgctcaacttccaagtcaagactagctgctaaATAGAGTACTGTacggatcgatgacatctttacaattggagagaagatatcatcaaaatcaataccttttctTTGACCAAACCCTTTTACAACAAATCTAGCTTTGTACAGTGGtcgtgaagagaactcatttggcttcttcttgtaaatccacttgttctccaaaactctttttcctttaggcagcttcactaactcaaaggtgtggttatcatacaatgatagtgtaagaacccgaaccgtgataagtgggtttaaatatttaaaaagaggggcattttggtaaaagagtagGCTTCGTCAGCGAaaccagatttcgtcgacgaagtctttgtcttttcgtcaacgaaattcaaagactcgtcgacgaggagaagtcgagaagTTTCAAAAATCTGGAATATTAGGATTCGTCAACAAATTccccatctcgtcgacgagaagactatatggcctcgtcaacaaaggcaccatttcgtcgacgagtttgcccaggtcaaagggctataactatcattttcctttacttcttcattaagaaactcaaattatatatctctctctctctagatttcttcgccgatcgttgttGGAATcaggaatctgaagttaccacgaggatcatggaaggattctctacaagttctacggatcggaatctcgtttcggagatttttgagtttcggcgtaaaatcgaggtaaggctcaattttcaattctgatccagtaattttgtaggaaacagtcttgtgagtatattcggtactgtgatttgtaggttttggaactcggttcgctatttaagggccttggagtttgggatttgttatttgAGGAAAAGGTATGGGGAACTATGTTTTGTATCAACTATTTTTGAAAtgggactcggtggaactgtggttcacggtcctgtgtgtgttttggctacttatttgggggggggatctaacggggaaaattGTGAGTTTTTctttattatagttttgggaaaagggggtggcgggttgcatccctagttttgttgaaaaccgagtgtatatggtgatttatactgtgttattgggatggtcgtgccttgacttgtttaaactgtatttttttggaaaaccatgatttagattatcaaatgggtgtggtttgtttggttatatgagcatacatatgttgtatcttggtgaaataggaacggggttccgaattgttctaggtttgaaaattcggcttttgccgaagagtgcgcaataccactagattggtcggctttcgagccgaagggtgtgcgagCACCAGATCTGTACCGGTCAATGCTGAttctatgccaggttaccggggacaccggcgtttgccgaagggtgtgaaatatcaccaaatcaCTGGTTTTTACCGAAGGGTATGAAATACCACCAAATAGCTCAGCTTctagccgaagggtgtgacgacaccaaattgtattgcttgtttgtgaaaatactggaactggtttTGATTATTTTGACTATTGAACTgcgcatgttagtatgtcatgataacactcatatgccacataccaatataacatgtgttcttccttaccaagaggtgtctcacccctgttgtatgtacatttttacaggtccttcgagtgaCCGAAACTAGCGCCCTGGTGTAGAGAGCGTAGTGACCGgggtactgcggttagcgcttgggtaagtgctaggactatatttTAGTGGGTtaccattttgagatgtatttgggcacccatttgtacgttttgatagagcatgtttctgctcttgtatagactctggtatggtactgcatatgtatatatagaatgaccttttttcgttgcgtatatgattgtgtttggatgtgtttagagtgcctgggaaccctacggggtcaGACCTTCATCCTTTGtgctgtatctttggatgttttgtcgGATACAAGGActggttagattacattttcacccctaggacctattttcgggttcagggcgtgacagcttggtatcagagctaaccaggttgttaggtcttttAAACTTgattaggagtattgatgtgtacataccagagtataggatgtggatatgggtagagttggttgagggttgttcggttgctagaccaggatttgtcgatggtattctgtgtttttcctaggatgacgattccagtaaaagcagggcagatcattgatgattttcatgtcgatatgataggacagacctagacctggtagggagtagttaacacgattagtgtaaatcattttgttaactgtatgtgttgtagggatactaatagattcctattgtgttacagAATGGAGCCCTAGGATAATGAcgtgggaagtggctccgaggagacggcgagtg
The sequence above is a segment of the Malania oleifera isolate guangnan ecotype guangnan chromosome 8, ASM2987363v1, whole genome shotgun sequence genome. Coding sequences within it:
- the LOC131161432 gene encoding probable glutathione S-transferase; this encodes MADEVVVLDFWGSPFVMRVRIALAEKGIEYESKEEDLSNKKSPLLLKMNPVHKTVPVLIHNGNPVCESAIIVRYIEEVWKDKYPLLPSDPYQRSQAIFWADFVDKKIFGTGRRMWLATGEEEREAAAAELIEWFKQLEGELGEKAHFGGEVFGYVDVTLIPFYSWFYTYETFGKFAMSEQCPKLVAWAERCLQRESVSRSLPDGHRVYDFVLQLRKKFGVA